The proteins below come from a single Aegilops tauschii subsp. strangulata cultivar AL8/78 chromosome 6, Aet v6.0, whole genome shotgun sequence genomic window:
- the LOC109772461 gene encoding transcription termination factor MTEF18, mitochondrial-like, with translation MHSKYVLEGLARGVTLSASRSNQSPDQTILSLSLKKKEQTRHHHANPLALAPGRRSPFPRRRRAKSPRPLRRAAMLRLRCCLLTQLLSSPSASPASQLHHLFSAAVCPNPAFAVDDYLVSTCGLTRPQALKASAKLSHLKSTANPDAVLVFLAGLGLSGADVAGAVAKDPQLLCAGVERTLAPVVAGLTGLGLSRSEVARLVSLCPDKFRRRSIVSTLEYCLPLFGSSENLFRALKSGSVLSSDLERVVKPNVTFLRECGLGACDIAKLYVLRPSTLGISTERIRTAVACIEGLGVPRGSPMFRHALQAVAFLSEEKITAKVEHLKKAFRWSDVEVGIAFSKSPTLLMRAKESLQHRSEFLISEVGLEPAYIAYRPAMLTYSLEGRIRPRYYVVKFLKENGLLKRDPSYYTVFKESDMTFKKKFIHPHKEAAPHLEKDYDAACKGEVPTNFRFT, from the coding sequence ATGCATTCTAAGTACGTTTTAGAGGGACTGGCTCGTGGGGTCACCTTGTCAGCATCAAGGTCGAACCAGAGTCCAGACCAGACcattctctccctctctcttaaAAAAAAAGAACAGACCAGACACCACCACGCAAATCCTCTCGCACTCGCGCCAGGCCGTCGTTCCCCattccctcgccgccgccgcgccaaaTCTCCCCGGCCTCTCCGCCGCGCCGCCATGCTCCGGCTCCGGTGCTGCCTCCTCACCCAGCTCCTCTCATCTCCCTCCGCGTCTCCCGCCTCCCAGCTCCACCACCTCTTCTCCGCGGCCGTCTGCCCCAATCCTGCCTTCGCCGTCGACGACTACCTCGTCTCCACCTGCGGCCTCACCCGACCACAGGCCCTCAAGGCCTCCGCCAAGCTCTCCCACCTCAAGTCCACCGCCAACCCCGACGCCGTGCTCGTCTTCCTCGCCGGCCTCGGCCTCTCCGGCGCCGACGTCGCCGGCGCCGTAGCCAAGGACCCGCAGCTCCTCTGCGCCGGCGTGGAGAGGACCCTGGCCCCCGTCGTCGCCGGGCTCACCGGCCTCGGCCTCTCGCGTTCTGAGGTCGCACGCCTCGTCTCGCTTTGCCCCGACAAATTCCGTCGTAGATCCATCGTCTCCACGCTTGAGTACTGCTTGCCCCTCTTCGGCTCCTCCGAGAACCTCTTTCGAGCCCTCAAGAGTGGCTCCGTTCTCTCCTCCGACCTCGAGCGGGTGGTCAAGCCCAATGTCACCTTCCTGCGGGAGTGCGGGCTAGGTGCTTGTGACATTGCCAAGCTATACGTACTTAGGCCATCGACCCTCGGCATCAGCACGGAACGCATCCGGACAGCAGTGGCGTGCATCGAAGGTCTTGGTGTACCCCGTGGATCTCCGATGTTCAGACATGCACTACAAGCTGTTGCATTCCTCAGCGAGGAGAAAATCACCGCCAAAGTGGAGCACTTGAAGAAAGCGTTCAGGTGGTCGGATGTCGAGGTGGGCATTGCTTTTTCTAAGTCTCCAACGTTGCTAATGAGGGCTAAGGAATCACTGCAGCACAGGTCCGAGTTCCTCATCTCTGAGGTGGGGTTGGAACCGGCATACATTGCTTATCGTCCGGCAATGCTCACTTACAGCTTGGAGGGCCGGATCAGACCCCGGTACTATGTCGTAAAGTTTCTCAAGGAAAATGGATTGCTCAAGCGTGACCCGAGCTACTATACTGTTTTCAAGGAGTCCGACATGACATTCAAGAAGAAGTTCATACACCCTCATAAGGAAGCTGCACCGCACCTTGAAAAAGACTACGATGCTGCTTGCAAAGGGGAAGTGCCCACTAATTTCAGATTCACATAA